The genomic interval CCGAGCACTGTCTTTCGTCAAGGCCACGGCGTCCCGCAAGAACAGACGTCATTCATTCCCctggtgaaggaagcctttcagaAGAGCGATGAGGCTCCAGAGGACAGAAAGGATCTAGCCCCTTTAGAAGGCGTAGTGGCGACACCTGGGGATGCCCCTGGGCTCCAGAGTGGAGCAGAACCGACACCACCACCTCCCATGACTCCAAGTTCTATATCACGGAATGAAACGTTTACCAGAGAGCTTGAGTTACAACGAGAGCTTCTTCCACCTGAGGATAAATTTGATACCTCTATTCTTTCACGTGACCATGGAGCAGAATGTGAAAAAATTCCTACTTGTGAAGTTGTTGGCACTGCCAGTTTGCAAGAATTGAGTAACGTGCTAAGTGTCCCTTTCGAGACAATAAGTAACTTGGGAAATGTAGAATCAGTTAATGCCAAAGCGTGTGAACATGTCTTGAAAACCATCCAAGAACATGAGACTGTTGCATCTGCAGGCCGAGATTCAGTTTCAGTTCCAGAGTCCATGGAGCCAACGGAAATCGACTGTGAGGAAAGTGAATCTGATGGTAGGTGCTGGTGCTCtttgagagagaaagacaagtagGATTTCACTTCTGCAGGAACCGAGAGAGCCTTTAGTGTAGCCCAGTTCCCACTTCATTCAGGTGATGAACTGAAGACCCAGAGAGGCAAACTGACtttcccaaagacacacagctagtGATGGAATCTTGACCTTTCCTGTCTGGCtactctttttattgtttttaaagggAGGGAGTGCCTTAGTTGGAGAAAGTAAAGGTgagttttcctttaatttttttttaactttttattttgaaacaattacatattttaaaaggttgaagaaatatttgaaagcacTGTATTTCCTTCAGGACCTCAGTGGCTGGCATTTTACCACCCTGGCTTTATCatatctctctgcctctctctgtatgcacacatgtatattttatatttatacgtATGCACACAATTGGTCCTCATTATTTGCAGATTTCATATTTGCAGAATTGCATACTGGATAAAATTTCTTTCTCACCCCAGAGTCAGCCCTCACGGTAGTGTCTTTGTGGTCACTGTGGACATGGGGAGAATGGCTGAAAAATGTGAGTTGCCAGCTGAGGGTGGCAAGGTGACACCACCTTCTTATGTCAGCTCCCCTGCAGAGGTGACCAGAGTGTGGAGACGGGAGAGAGCAGTGCCGTGTAGATCACGAAGCTCCAGCTCCGGGGCCATCAGATGGGGTTTGAATCCCAACTCTGGCCCCTGTGAGTGGGACCCTGTGTATACTCACAAGTTCACCCTGGTAGCTGCAGTTCCAGTCCAGCGTCACAGACCTCTTTCTAGActctaccttcttttttttttaatgagggggaaGTAAatgggcttatttatttatatttggaggaggtactggggattgagcccaggccctcgtgcatgctaagcctgcgctCTACCACcgaactataccctccccgcttaGACTCTGCTTGTTTGATGTGTCCCTTTCTAACAGTGAGGAGCCTTCCATCATCTTCAGTGTGTTTACTTGTTTGCTCATTCTCTATTGTAACCATCTCTCCATCTCACCTTGGCCCCACCCCCTGGCCCCGAGAGTCCCACGTCCTGAGTGTGACCTCAGACCCAGCCTCCACCTGAAGTGAAGGAAGGGAATCAGtaagtactttttaaagaaaagaaaagacatcaagagaggagggaaggaaagtggaagaggaagagctgattctcctgagtcctTATGCAGGACCTTTCCACTAAGTCACAGCTTTATTCTTTGCTGTGTTCATAGTGAAATagcataataatatttttaacaacTGCCATGGCTGTGTATACCCTGATAAtctctttgaattttatttaaaaaaatttttttagctcgtcttttttgttttttgtttttttttagcatggccaatttttatttatttatttgtgggaggtaatttattttatttatatatatatgtgtatgtgtgtatttgtttattattattgtttttttttagtggcggtatgggggattgaacccaggacctcatgcatgcactctactgcttgagctataccctcctcctgaattttaaaatgataccaGTTAACTTAGAGAACATTTTTGTATAAAGCAAATATGTAAATTTTTGAAAGCTGGGTTTCTAATTTCAAAGACAGTGCCAGTGTATCTAACTAAAAGTTTAATAATAGTATACTACGGTTACATGTTTCCTTTTGCATTCAAGCCTCTTGTTTTTTAGGGTAGAACATTTTTCAGGACCCCTTGGAAAGCTCTTGATGATTTCAGGAGATTTTAAGGTTTTGGTTATAGGTAAAGTGACCTTATTATTTTGGTACAGGAAGTTTCATTGAAGTGCGGAGTGTAAATAGTGACGATGAACTTCAGGCTGAGTTACACGAAGCTTCCAAACCTCCCTCTGGACAAAGTGAAGAGGAGCTGGTGGGAATTGAGAGGGAAGAATCCCCCAGGGACTCCGAGGGCCTCCTGAGAGACCACTCTGAGAGAGAGGCCGTGCATCCCGAGCCACTTGAAGAAACTGCGAGAGAGGCAGACGATGCCCCCAGTGAATGGCAAGATATTGATCTGGTAATAACGCGACATGGTGTTTTCACTGATTGCTGAGGAAGCCGGGTTAAGTAGCTCTGAGTTCTAATGAGTTACCGGGTGAGTACTTAGTAGCTGTTTGCACGCACCTTGTTCCTGCTGATGCCTCCTTTTCTGTGTAGGTTGCTGTCTGGGGTAGTGTCCACTTTCCGTGTGACTTAGTGAGGGAACCCTAAAGATATCACAGACTTGCTGAGAAACGCAAATGGAAAACTTCATAAGGAGAAAAATCTTAGTGGTAACTTCAGTCAGACAAaatacaggctttttttttttttaataacacatGAGCTTAACTGGGTTATTAACATAATTATCTACAAATGAATCTACTTTATAGGAGGAGCTGGAGACCCTGGAGAGTGACCTTTTAGCACAACAGAATTCACTGAAAtctcagaagcagcagcaggagcgGATCGCCGCTACCGTGACAGGCCAGATGTTCCTGGAAAGCCAGGTGGGTGCAACCCGCTTGGGCCGTCACCTGCCGAGATCTTTATTTAATCAGACTTCATGAGGGAATGTGTGTTAAACAACCTGGTTGAGCACTGCTCCTGCTTCTGGCTCGAGGCCCAGTACCACATCTCCCAGGGTCACCGTGTGTCTGTAACCCTCCAGGAGCTTCTCCGCCTGTTTGGCATCCCCTACATCGAGGCTCCCATGGAAGCAGAGGCTCAGTGTGCCATCCTGGATCTGACCGATCAGACTTCTGGAACAATCACTGATGACAGCGATATTTGGCTCTTTGGAGCACGGCATGTCTATAAAAACTTCTTTAATAAAAACAAGTTTGTAGAATACTACCAGTATGTGGACTTTCACAACCAACTAGGTAAGACTTCCGAGTACGCTTACCTTGTGCAATTTCCCTCCAGAATTTGTATTATGAATTTTTTCTTCCCGAGGAACTAATCTGATGCATTAATGGAAGTGGTAGATTTCAAGTTTTCATAGAAATGATCTTTTGATTATGTAGAAAAGTGGGATTTTTAACATAGAACTAAGAAATTAAAAGCCTAGTACCATTTAGACATCTTATGCAGTTTTTAATCATCAGGCTTGGTGACACTCTGCTTCCCTGAGCTCTCTAGAGTAAACCAAAGGCGGTGTAGAGGGGAGGCGGGTGGGAGACGCCTCATGGTCCCATGTTGTTTCTGGCAGTGATCCTTTGTCCTCCCATTCAATCAGCAAATATATACTGAGTGATTCCTGTGTGCCCGTTGTTCTTGGCAATGGGGAATGGGGAAACAGAAGGGAATAAAACAGTCTAGTAAGAGAAACAGgtgataaaaaatacataaatcataAATTGACAGTGGTATGGGCCatgtagaaaaataaagcagtaaaagAGAGGTGAGAGTGacctgtggtcacaggaagtgCGTGTCCcatgtggtcaggaaaggctttaCAATAGGTACCTTTTGGGCTGGGGCCTTAAAGAGAGAGGAAGCAGGTGTTGTGGATACCTTGTGGAGAAGCATGTCAGACAAATGGactggcatgtgcaaaggccctggggcagaagccTGCTTGATGTGTTCTAGGGAAGAATGGAGGCTGTTAGGGGCTGacctgtgtctccccaaaatccAGATGTTATAGTCCTAGCTCCCAGTACCTCAGAGTATGACTGTGCTTGAAGAGAGGGTCTTTAAATGAGatattagggtggaccctaatccagtctgactggtgtccttgtaagaaaagGAGATCAGGACATAAAAggaagaagcagggagacagTCAGCTgtgagccaaggagagaggctcaggagaaaccagccccgtggcaccttgatttcagacttctagcctccagaactatgaggaaATAAATCCTCAGTCTGAGTACTTTGTCACGGCCGCCCAGGAAACGGATCCAGAGGCCAGCAGGAGTGAATGAGAACAGTAAGAGTTCAcatcagagaggaaggaggagactgAAGTCAAGGGGGGCCAAGTGTGCTGTGCAGAGGACCTGCAGGTGGACTGCGCTGTGACGTGGGAGAAGGAGTGCAGTCGAGGATGGAATAGACTCACTTTAATGAGAGAGACTCGGGAAGGAGCCGGtggagcagggagaggtgggggtcCAGGTCTGGATGTGTTGTTTCTGAGATGCCCGTCTGACATCCCAGTGGAGAGTTAAGGGGACAGTTGAGGATGAGTGACTGTGGTTCAAGGAGAGATCCAGGTTAGAGAGCTGAATTTGGGGGTCAGCGTTTATATGGCATTTAAAGCTGTGAGGATggatgaaactttaaaaattctaacagagctatttttaaaaaagaatctattTCAAATAGTAAAAGCGAGATGTCTTTCGACATTGGAAAAggatatgtatgcatatatgttaGCTATGTAATAAGATGCTTATAAATGTTATGtcataaatgttaataaaataccaattttaaaatatgtaatactCTTACTCTTACAGGATTGGACCGgaacaaattaataaatttggCCTATTTGCTTGGAAGTGATTATACAGAAGGAGTACCAACTGTGGGTTGTGTTACAGCTATGGAAATTCTCAATGAATTTCCTGGACACGGCCTGGAACCTCTCCTAAAATTCTCGTAAgttctttcttaatttctttagtTCAGGTACTTGGGATATAGATAAATAGTTAAACAGAACTATTATTTACGTCATGAACTGTCACAAATCATTGTCCTTTGAGAAAACAGGAGGAGGTGTTGGTTGGGGTTACTCaagtttgttttcccttttctagaGTCTAGAGTTTGACAAGATCAGAGACAATTGTTTTTGAAGGTGCCAGGCTTCTCTGAGTTTAAGGGCGCATAGCCAGTCCTGTGGGGCTTCCCAGGGGTGTAGAAGTTACCATTCCATGCGTTCAGGTGTTTACTGAATAGTGACTGTGCCAGATGTCACGATAGGCTGGAACAGGGAAGATGACTAAGTCACAGGCTGTCCACCAAGGGGCTTGTGCTTGTACATGTGTCTGTCCTTCTGTGTGCTGAGTGTTCTGAGGGAGAGCGGCCCGAGCAGGGCATGGGGACACGTGCCAGTGGCGTCTTGCTGCATGCAGACTGAGATTCAGTGGTGGGGGATGGGTCGCCTTTGGTGCAGGACCCAGAGTGGTGCTGCACTTGGAgtacactttttaattttttcttaatatagtagctttttttttttttttttaacagagatactgggaattgaactcaggatcttgtgcatgctaagcatgcactgtacacTGAGTTACACCCACTCCCCAAGAGTAGTTCTTTTTTAAGTTTGCCCCttggtggctttttaaaaaaaaaattaaaatacaattcacACACCATAAATTTAACTCTTAAGTacataattcagtggtttttagtctgctcCCAGGTTGTGACGGCATCTTTTAGTCATCAGTTTGTCATGAGATACTGTTTGGCAGTAGTTGATTTAATGATTCTTTAGTGTTCTCTACAATCGTAGCTCCTGTGTTTGAAAAATTCTGGGATGTTCTGGTCTGAAGATTTGGTGATTAGAATTAAAACTTAAATACAAAATTGAGTGACTGCTGTCCTCCAGCCTTAGCACACATACCAGTGTTTATTTCATGCTTTCTCCATCTCTCCTgatgattttattacttttgagGCAACGTATGTACTGTAAGTAAGTTGTTAGGTTGCTTGTAAGTCACGATATATAAATAACTTGCAGAAGTacaaatcacttttatttttaaagtttttttaaaaattaggtttatttatttattttacttttagaggaggtgctggggactgaacctaggacctagctaagcatgagctctaccacttaagTTATATGCCCCCTCCCctaaaagatttttttgttgttttttgggggtggtaagggaggtgattaggttacAAATAACttttatacaaataataaatatgtactagaaaatgataaaatatggaTTAGAACGATTACAGGtaacattttgtttatataattttaggCTTTTCTGCGTGCAGGGTACTCATGCATTTTATATACAGTCACACATGTATATACAACTATACTcatatcagtgtgtgtgtgttattgttTGTTACAAGAATGGGATGATGCTGTATACTTTTGTGTTACTTGTAACTTATGTGGTGATAGAACAGGGCCTATTATCAACAGTATATAGACTTACATCACTGTTTTTAATGACTCCATTGTAGTCTTTTGATATAGCATGATTGAATAATTTAATCAAATGCCTATTAttatgtctggttttttttttaaggtctaaACTAACACTGCTCTGAGTGACTTTATAGCCATATCTTTGAGTTCTTACCTGAGTATTATTTTAGGATAAGTGAAAGTTGCATCTAACTTTATGATTTGGTGTCCtggttattaaattttttttcatgtttcttgacAGTTTGCAGTTCTGATCTAGCGCATGCCTGTTTatgccattttcttttttcctcaacaGTTTTTGGTGGCTCGTTGCTGTTTGAGTGGTTACCTCTTTAATCAGCTTTGGCGGTTTCTGCCCCAGCCTCCCGGGCTCTGCAGGGTTGGGATGGTGCAGTTAACGAGCAGGAAGACGGAGGAAGAGCAGTGAAGCCCCGAGTGTGGCCTGCTGTCTTCTCACCAGGCCCGGCCAGTCCCTCCCCCGTAAAGCAGAGCTGCTCCGGGTCTGCGGCCTCAGTGCAGCCCGGCTGTGTTTGGTTTGGCCCACACAGTGtgctcttttttaattttgaattggCTACCCACACAGTTGGGGCAGGTTTCACAGAAAATTTTGGATTTTCTTGGGAGGAAATTAAAAAGCTGAAGATACTGAGTCCAAAATTCCAAAAAGCCCAAAAACAGAACAGCAATTCCTCCCCACTGGCTTGGTCAGGGCACAGATTCTTCAGTTTTGCTACAGTTGCTGCCACTCTTCGTTGTGTGTCCATACACCCCCActccgccacccccacccccccgccccagctgGTTGTCAGATgccctctttcctttttatgtCAAGTGTCTGGGCCTCTTGCTTTACGGAGGGGTGAGCTTTTTCGTTTGAGGAGCTGACAGTGTAGTGTGCTGATATTCCAGGCTGGCAGTTATGATGACTATTTcaatgaaggaaattcaaaagagAGTAGGGGAGAATTATAGGTGTTCTCCCAGTGCACTCTGAGCAATATTGTAAAACTGGTGAAGgtagatcttttttttccccttttgcatTTTGATCCTGCACGAAGACTGCAGTTAGTCTGTTCTAACACTAGATGGCGCTCCTGCACTGGGGAGATGGCACACTGGCTGAGAGCAGGTCTGTGAGTCAGTTCTTAAGTCTAATTAAGTATGAAGCGGtgaaatgtagttttttttaaaggttctgtGAATGCATAGATTGGTGAGggttgtatttatgtttttaactcTTATGCCATTCTTGTTTCCAAGTTGTTTAGGTTTTTCTGGTTATCTGTTGCCACACCACAAACTACCTTATACCTCAGTGACTTCAGACAGCCCCCGTTACAGATTGTGCTCAGGACTCCACAGTTTGATCAGACTGTGTGGGGATGTCTCGCCTGGTTCCATCGCTGTCGGGGGCATCGCAGCTGGGCTGGGGGGGCCACTTGAGATGGCTCACACGTGGCTGGCAAGTGGTGCTGTCAGCTGGAGCTCAGCCCGCGCTTTGCCCCGGGGGCCTTGGACTTGGACCCTCTCCATCTGGTCCTCTTCACCAGCTggagcttcctcacagcatgtCGGCTGCTTCCAGGGCTAATATTCTAAGAAACAGGAAGTGGAAACTGCAGTCTCTGAAGGCCTGGCACAGTGTCACTTCCTCAGCCAAAAGCCCAGCCAGctcaaggggaggggacactTCTTGTTGGAAGGAGGGTCTGAGAATAGGGGACTATCTTTAACCCACTGTAGTGATTTGTGCCCACagtggaaaaattgaaaaatgaataaaacatgaaaacGATGCAGTTGTCTCCTCACTTAGATTGCCTAGCACACGGTAAAATAATAGGCGTCcgtacttttattattttaaatgtccctatttacttttcctctctttctccacaTATATGCATTTTCTCCAATATTGGGATCATACTTGTTGTGGAGTTCTGTTTCACAGTTTAAAATTCTAACAcctttttagcatttttattttattaaatattctggGTCCCTTATTGTAGTTGACTCAAGGTACATTACTTCATTTGACCACTGGGAAAGAGACCCAGGGGAGCTGTGACTTCTTTGAGAGTGTGGGTTCTGGAGGGAGAGCGTACCAATCCCAGCTGTGAAATCTTGAGCGAGTGACTTCTGCTTGagttcagtttccttgtctgtgacaTGAGGACGGTGGTAGGAGGTGCTCGTGTGATGATGGGGCGTGTAGAACAGGTAACACAGTGTCACACCCAGAGTAAGCTTCCAGTCCGTGTTTGCCATCCTTACAGATTGTATTAATAACACAAAAAAAGATAACATTGTTATTCTGTAAGTCACAGACTTCGTTTTGGAGTTGGGACTTGAGTTTACATCTCTGAACCTTAAACGTAAGTCTTTATCTGCAGTGCATCTACTGTAAGGTCTCCCTGTTTCATGAAGACTTGTCTCCTTTGCCTTCTAGAGAGTGGTGGCATGAAGCGCAAAAAAACAAGAAGATAAGACCTAATCCTTACGAcaccaaagtgaaaaaaaagctgCGCAAGTTGCAGCTCACACCTGGCTTTCCTAACCCAGCTGTTGCGGACGCTTACCTCAGACCCGTGGTCGATGACTCCAAGGGCTCGTTTCTGTGGGGGAAGCCCGATCTTGACAAGATTAGAGAATATCCTTTCACTTAGTAAAACATGAGGAACATTGAGTCAAATGCGTGTTTCGATTTAAAACTCATGGAGCATGAACTTGGATCAGTTTTTCcttaatattccattttctgaGATGCTCCTTTcagttccttttttccctctccttaatttttttcttttgtggtaaaatacccgtaacataaaatttaccgtcTTAACCATTTTAAGGGTACTGTTCAGTGGTTATTAAATACGTTCACACTTTTGTGTAACCATCGCCACCATCCATTCTCATACCTCCTTTCATCTTgtgaaacagaaactctgtacccattaaacagtaactccccattcccctccctgcagcccctgcccaccACCTTTCTGCtatctgtctctatgattttgactgttggagtggagtcatacagtattGGTCTGTGTGTGACTGGCTTATTCCACTTGGTGTAAtatcctcagggttcatccaagttgtagtctgtgtcagaatttccttttcaaggctgaatactattccattgtgtgcgGTGTCACATTCTGCTCATCCATTTATCTGTGGATGGGCggcttgggttgcttccatgttatcattatttagttatttttattgagatctTATTTGAAATAAGCAGTGAAGAGCACTAGTAGTTACAACCAGATACTGTTCACTCTGAAAGAACAGGAAATTTGattagttttgttctttttattctatttattttttctattttttatttttattgaaagatagttacaatgtatcaatttttgttattctttcatcATTTGAAtctttataaatatgaaaagcTTTGAAGGTATGGGGAATGGAATCAAGGGTGGGTTCTTTGGACCTTTTTATTTATTACCTGTTTAAATATCTCTAAAAACATGGATAAGTCTTAACTGCCTGCATGTTTTGTCAGCGGTATTTTGGCTGGAACAGGACAAAGACAGATGAATCTCTGTTTCCAGTGTTAAAGCAACTGAATGCCCAGCAGGTAATCCTGGCAGCTCTTTGCCTAAGTTCAGGCCAGAGAGTAAACGCAGGAAGGCTGTGAGGCCAGTGGCTCTTCTATGTTAGGGCATGTGatagacatttttaaatgattgtactTTAGATAAGAgaacagaggaaaacagaaaatgggAAAACTGGACTTTGTCTTCAATCTCCAATTTCACTCTTAGGGCTGGACTTTGATACCCTTTCATATTTtgattttgaagaaaacagtCTAATAGTGGTTTGCACACTGAGGTGTTTATGGTTAAATATTTTACCCTTTCAGggctattttccttttttaaaagtctaagGGCCCAGTCCAAAGCAATCCTGATCATTAAGTCTCTCCAAGTATTAATGTTCTTTAATTCTATACGTGAATCATCCAAGGTACAAATTCAGTCATGGTGTATCGATGGGAGAGATTTCTGAGGAGAAAAGAGGCCTTCGTACGGCCCTCAGTCCCCCTGTGTAGGTGACTGCGTCTTGCTTCTCCATGAGTATGCTCCTGTGCACGCAGAAGCCTCCTCCCACCCCGAGACAGCCCACACGACGCGCGTGCAGGCACACAGCTCAGCAGAATTCAGACCACATCCTGCAAGatctatatttaaattaaatcttttcCCACTAGGTTgggttaattttgaaaaaaagtaaatatataaaactgagGCGGACGACCTTTCCAGGAAGTTTCCTATTGTTTGTTTGATGGTTTTCTGTACTGGAAGCACTGAACGCCAGCTGACAGGGAAAACCAGTTGGCTTAGTGACTGACTGCTTCTCAGTTTCAGATAAATCTTGCTGTAacatctttttcccttttcattgTAGAAGTTAATATGTTTACTTCCCCaaaattattaagtgaaaaaaaatgaattaaaattacttGTTGTTTGCTTCCTCTAACACAGATGTTAACATttaggtttattttcttttatttttcccctccttcccacATATATTTATTACCAGACATAAGTGCAATTTGAtataacccccccccccagtcacTGGTTAACGTTAAGGGTTTTTCTGTGCACTGCATAGCTTTCATTGTTTGAAGTGGACAGATCACATTTCATCAAAGAGATTTAACTTAATGGGTCCCGTTCACTTAGTGGACCTTGAATTCTCAGGTTTTCATatataatgctgtgatgaacatcaGGCTTATAACTTTTCcaacatgtaactttttttttttaaatagaagtactagggattgaacccaagacgtcatgcatgctaagcacatactgtaccactgagctataccctcccccaaatatAACTGTTTTTAAAGAACTTCTTCCTGAAAGTAGATGTGCTGAACAAAAATCAAGAATATTTCTCATGACTCCTAGTGTATAATGCTGTGAAGTTGCCTCCTAAAGGTGTTGTATGATGATGTGTCTTTTGCTCTGTGGACAGAGGACTCAGTTAACAGAAGTGGTGCAAGTCCTGTTTTAAGTGTGATCGCGAAAGTAAAATTTACTGTCAGTAATTCATTTAGGAGAGAGTGGCTTTTGAAAGAGAATGAATTAGTATCTTCTGAAAGAGTCACCCAGTGCCAGTAATCAAGGTGGAACTCTTTGATTTGCTTTAGAAAGTTTACTCACTCGTCtgatttatcattattttatttcatttttttagacgCAGCTCCGAATCGATTCTTTCTTTAGATTAGCTCAGCAGGAGCATCAAGAGGCCAAGGGCATTAAGAGCCAGAGGCTGAACCGCGCCGTGACGTGCATACTGCGAAAAGAACGGGAGGCAGCAGCCAGTGAAATAGAAGCGTTGTCCGTCGCCTTGGAGAGGGAGGCTGAGTCCCCTGATGGGGAGAAAGGGGAGACCCTGAAGAGAAGCTCGGCAGGTGGACGGGAAGAGGCATCCAGCCCCAAAAGAAAGAGGCTGCTGGGTTCTAAATGGGACAAGCCCTGCGGGGGGTTTCTGGGGGAGGCCTACCTCTCGCAGTCATCTGATGCGTCTTCAGGTGAGGACGGGGAAGCTTTCTCTTTGATGAACGCGCCCAGGGGCACAGCAGCCGGGAAGTCGAAAGTCGGCCCTTCAGAGGTGCAGGACTCGGGGCGGCCAGCCCCTGGGACCACCAGCAGCTCCAGTGAGGACGACGGAGAGCCGGCACCGCGCGTGCTGGTCACCGCCAGGTCTGTGtttgggaagaagaggaggaaacgcCGAAGTacgagaggaaggaagaggacaaGCTGAACACATGTGTGTCCTGTGGAACTGCCCACAGCCTGGCATTTCGTCATGAATTTGTTGTgaggaaatgataaaattaaaagtatttgCACCATCTCTGCATTCGCcgtgtggtttttaaaaatacggACGCCAGACTTGACGATTATTTCTTCACATGTCACATTTTTTCTAGTGTCTTCCTCTTCATTGACTATTTCCTTGTAGTCACAGGCTCTGTCCATGTTTCTGTTATTAAA from Camelus bactrianus isolate YW-2024 breed Bactrian camel chromosome 14, ASM4877302v1, whole genome shotgun sequence carries:
- the BIVM gene encoding basic immunoglobulin-like variable motif-containing protein isoform X1 encodes the protein MGVQGLWKLLECSGRQVNPETLEGKILAVDISIWLNQALKGVRDRHGNSIENAHLLTLFHRLCKLLFFRIRPIFVFDGDAPLLKKQTLAKRRHRKDLASTDSKKTTEKLLKTFLKRQVIKTALKSKREEALPSLTQVQRDDDIYALPPLQEKEKDSSEEEDEKEWQERMNQKQALQEEFFRNPHAVDIESEDFSSLPPEIKHEILTDMKEFTKRRRTLFEAMPEESNDFSQYQLKGLLKKNYLNQQIENVQKEMNQQHSGQIQRQYEDEGGFLKEVESRRVVSEDTSHYILIKGIQAKKVTEEDSASLPSCSDVPSRSSDVTSSPCGKLKPKKEPEPSPPSPGTSLAVQDAVLGGSTEESEEQRQPGGKSLPAPAPEGSVSPQTLLAIQKALDDDEDEDVRVRARNHGQTRGSGVRRLLSSSSDEESDEGPRVRDGKGVLLATVPHPDSEERITSAADEKEPADPAHVPSTVFRQGHGVPQEQTSFIPLVKEAFQKSDEAPEDRKDLAPLEGVVATPGDAPGLQSGAEPTPPPPMTPSSISRNETFTRELELQRELLPPEDKFDTSILSRDHGAECEKIPTCEVVGTASLQELSNVLSVPFETISNLGNVESVNAKACEHVLKTIQEHETVASAGRDSVSVPESMEPTEIDCEESESDGSFIEVRSVNSDDELQAELHEASKPPSGQSEEELVGIEREESPRDSEGLLRDHSEREAVHPEPLEETAREADDAPSEWQDIDLEELETLESDLLAQQNSLKSQKQQQERIAATVTGQMFLESQELLRLFGIPYIEAPMEAEAQCAILDLTDQTSGTITDDSDIWLFGARHVYKNFFNKNKFVEYYQYVDFHNQLGLDRNKLINLAYLLGSDYTEGVPTVGCVTAMEILNEFPGHGLEPLLKFSEWWHEAQKNKKIRPNPYDTKVKKKLRKLQLTPGFPNPAVADAYLRPVVDDSKGSFLWGKPDLDKIREFCQRYFGWNRTKTDESLFPVLKQLNAQQTQLRIDSFFRLAQQEHQEAKGIKSQRLNRAVTCILRKEREAAASEIEALSVALEREAESPDGEKGETLKRSSAGGREEASSPKRKRLLGSKWDKPCGGFLGEAYLSQSSDASSGEDGEAFSLMNAPRGTAAGKSKVGPSEVQDSGRPAPGTTSSSSEDDGEPAPRVLVTARSVFGKKRRKRRSTRGRKRTS